A stretch of Microtus pennsylvanicus isolate mMicPen1 chromosome 5, mMicPen1.hap1, whole genome shotgun sequence DNA encodes these proteins:
- the Entpd1 gene encoding ectonucleoside triphosphate diphosphohydrolase 1 isoform X2 — protein sequence MKMSTELIPASKHHETPVYLGATAGMRLLRMESEQAADRVLAAVSRSLRNYSFDFQGAKIITGQEEGAYGWITINYLLGKFTQKQSWLNLISADQKEATFGALDLGGASTQITFVPVNSTIEAPENSLQFRLYGEDYTVYTHSFLCYGKDQALWQKLAKDVQVSSGGTLRDPCFHPGYEKRVNVSELYGTPCTKRFEKKLPFDQFQIQGTGDYAQCQQSILELFNSSYCPYSQCAFNGIFLPPLHGSFGAFSAFYFVMDFFKKMEKDSVSSPEKMTETLKSFCSKPWEEVKASNPKIKEKYLNEYCFSGAYILTLLLQGYNFTGSSWDQIHFMGKIEDSNAGWTLGYMLNLTNMIPAEQPLSPPLPHSTYVSLMVIFSLILVAVAVTCLLVYSKPSYFWKASV from the exons AATGGAAAGTGAGCAAGCGGCAGACAGGGTCCTGGCTGCAGTGTCAAGAAGCCTTAGAAACTACTCCTTTGACTTCCAGGGTGCCAAGATCATCACTGGCCAAGAGGAAGGGGCCTATGGGTGGATTACTATCAACTACCTGCTGGGCAAATTCACTCAG AAACAGAGTTGGCTAAACCTCATCTCAGCAGACCAGAAAGAGGCAACCTTCGGCGCGTTGGATCTCGGTGGCGCCTCTACACAAATCACCTTTGTGCCAGTAAACAGCACTATAGAGGCCCCAGAAAACTCTCTGCAGTTTCGCCTCTACGGCGAGGACTacactgtgtacacacacagcttcCTGTGCTATGGGAAGGACCAGGCACTCTGGCAGAAACTAGCCAAGGACGTTCAG GTTTCAAGCGGCGGGACCCTCAGGGATCCATGCTTCCACCCGGGATACGAGAAGAGAGTGAATGTCAGTGAGCTCTACGGCACCCCCTGCACCAAGAGGTTTGAAAAGAAGCTACCGTTCGATCAGTTTCAGATCCAGGGCACTGGAGACTACGCGCAGTGCCAGCAGAGCATCCTGGAGCTCTTCAACAGCAGCTACTGCCCTTACTCCCAGTGCGCCTTCAATGGCATCTTCTTGCCACCTCTCCATGGGAGTTTTGGG gcatTCTCAGCCTTCTACTTTGTGATGGATTTTTTTAAGAAGATGGAAAAAGACAGTGTCTCCTCTCCGGAAAAGATGACTGAGACCTTAAAAAGTTTTTGTTCAAAGCCTTGGGAAGAG GTAAAAGCATCTAATCCGAAAATAAAGGAGAAGTACCTGAATGAATACTGCTTCTCTGGGGCCTACATCCTCACCCTCCTTCTGCAAGGCTATAACTTCACAGGCAGTTCCTGGGACCAGATCCATTTTATGGGCAAG ATCGAGGACAGCAACGCAGGGTGGACTTTGGGCTACATGCTGAACTTGACCAACATGATCCCAGCTGAACAGCCGCTATCCCCGCCTCTTCCTCACTCCACCTACGTCAGCCTCATGGTCATCTTCTCCCTGATCTTGGTCGCTGTAGCCGTCACATGTCTGCTCGTCTATAGCAAGCCTTCCTATTTCTGGAAAGCGTCTGTATAG